A region of the Sphingobium yanoikuyae genome:
TGGAATCCGACCTTCCTCATCCGTTCCTTCGGCTGGAGCGTGCAGCAGGCGGGCTATGCGTTGGGCGCCTTCGGTCTGGTTACGGGCGTCGCGGCCCTGCTGATCGGCGGACGCATCGTCGACTGGATGTTCGCGCGTGGCCAGCGGGACGCGCATTTCCGCTATTATGTCGTGGGCGGCGTCGTAATGGGCCTGTTCGGTGTTACAACCTATCTTGCGCCGAACCCGACCTTGTTCTTCGCCGGATCGCTGATCATCATCTTCCCGCTGAACATGGGCGCGATCGGCGCGTCGGCCGTGCAGGTCGCGACGCCGCCGCACCTGCGCGGGCGGATATCTGCGCTCTATCTGATGAGCGTGGCTCTGTTCGGAATGACCCTGGGGCCAGCGGTCGTCGGTTTCCTGACGCAGCATATATTCGCCACCGACGCGAGCATCGGTCTCGCGCTGGCCTGGACCTACGGCGTCCTTGGCCCGATCACCGCGCTGCTCTTTTTCATCGGCCTCGCGCCGATGCGCGAGGCCGTCGCGCGGGAAGGCGAATGGTAACGAATGCGCTTCGTCGATTTCTCCTTTTTCTCCCGATCATTCTTCCATATCAGAAACAGGAACCTGTTTAAGAAAGGGCGGTGAGGATGAGGATCGACGGCACTATGGCGGTGACTGGCGCAGGCGGCGGCATCGGCCTTGGCATCGCTGCAGAATCCGCGCGGCGGGGCTACAGGACATTGGCGCTCATCTATGAAGAGGCGCAGCGCGCCGATGTGGAGCAGGCGGTGCATGGTTTGCCCGGCGCGGTCGACGTTCAGGTGCTCGACATAACCCGGCCGGGCGATTTCGCCTTTCCAGATGATCTCGACGTGCTGGTCAACAATGCCGGCATCCGCCTCAAGAATCTTCCGATCGAACATATCCCGCTCGAAGAATGGCGGCTCTATTTCGAAGTCAATTTTCTCGGCCATGTCGCCATGACACAGCGTGCCATCCCGATCATGCGCGCACGACACAAAGGATTGATCTGCAACATCAATTCCGGATCGATCTATAATCCCATGCCCTTCCTCGCACCCTACCGCGCGACCAAGGGCGCGATGATGGCCTTTACCGAAACCTTGCGGGCTGAGGTGGAACAGTTCGGCATCTCCGTTCTGGAAATCCTGCCCGGCGCGGTCAAGACCGGTATCAACAAGGAGTCTGTTACGGTCCGTGTCGCACACGCGATCGAATATCCTGCCTATGAAGCCATGGCGAAGCGTCAGCGCGAACTGTTCGCGGGCGATTTCACCATCTGGTCGATCGAGGATGCCGCCCGCTTCATCGTCGATGCGATGGAGGACAATAAGGGGCGGATGCGTCATGGGAGCGACCCCAGCAGCGACGCGATGGCCGTGTCCGGCTGGCGCCCCAATGGCGGTGAGGAGCAGATCGCCAATTTCATCGCGATGATCGACCCGACCAAGCAGCGATAAGGCGTCAGCGAGGCGAGGTGGGCTGGCCAACCTGTATAACTATGTTATGGGCAAAATCCATAAATCAGAGGAGCCCGTATGAGCCAATATGAGGATATCGCCCTTTCCGTCGCCGACCGTATCGGGACCCTGACCCTTAACCGGCCCGAAAAGGGCAATACGCTGCGCCCGCAGACTATGGAGGAAATCTGTCGGGGCATGGACGCGCTGACTGCCGACCCTGCCGTGTCTGTGATCGTGCTGGCAGCGGCGGGCAAACATTTCTGCGCGGGCGCCGATTTTGCCTTTCTCGATGAACTCACCCGCACCCCGGCGCCGCAGATCAAGGCGCAGATCTACTCCCATTTCCAGGGCGCAGCCAAGCGCATCTACCATTGTCCAAAACCCACGGTTGCGTTGGTGCAGGGGGCCGCCGTCACCGTCGGCTGCGAATTGTCGCTCGCCTGCGACTTCCGCATTGTGGCGGACAATGCCTTCTTTCAGGAAAGCTGGATCAAACTGGGCATCATGCCGCCGCTGGGTGGCGTCTTTCTGTTGCCGCGGCTCGTCGGCCTTGGCCGTGCCACACAGATCGTGCTGCGCGGCCTGCCAGTCAAGGCGCTGGAGGCTGAGCGGATCGGTCTGGCGTCCGAACTGGTCGGGATCGACGCGCTGGCCGATCGCGGCCGGGAACTGGCGCTGGAACTCGCCGCCATCGCTCCCCTCGCCTATGCACAGGTGAAGGAAG
Encoded here:
- a CDS encoding SDR family NAD(P)-dependent oxidoreductase, with protein sequence MRIDGTMAVTGAGGGIGLGIAAESARRGYRTLALIYEEAQRADVEQAVHGLPGAVDVQVLDITRPGDFAFPDDLDVLVNNAGIRLKNLPIEHIPLEEWRLYFEVNFLGHVAMTQRAIPIMRARHKGLICNINSGSIYNPMPFLAPYRATKGAMMAFTETLRAEVEQFGISVLEILPGAVKTGINKESVTVRVAHAIEYPAYEAMAKRQRELFAGDFTIWSIEDAARFIVDAMEDNKGRMRHGSDPSSDAMAVSGWRPNGGEEQIANFIAMIDPTKQR
- a CDS encoding enoyl-CoA hydratase/isomerase family protein, which gives rise to MSQYEDIALSVADRIGTLTLNRPEKGNTLRPQTMEEICRGMDALTADPAVSVIVLAAAGKHFCAGADFAFLDELTRTPAPQIKAQIYSHFQGAAKRIYHCPKPTVALVQGAAVTVGCELSLACDFRIVADNAFFQESWIKLGIMPPLGGVFLLPRLVGLGRATQIVLRGLPVKALEAERIGLASELVGIDALADRGRELALELAAIAPLAYAQVKEALHRGLETSMEAEWSTNVLNQAILLGTEDFKEGLDAVKSKRAPVFTGK